Genomic segment of Paenibacillus sp. FSL R5-0623:
TCCAGGATGCCACCCTTTTCAGCGCCAGCACCAAAGTAGTTGTTTTCAGAATAAATCCGTGCTTTTTCACCAATTGTGATGGCCTGATTAAAGTTGTTTGCATAGTTGTTTTTGAGATGGAAGTAACCATATCTTAAAAGTCCAGGACCACGTACATATAAATTTTCGAAGTAATTATTGGACATCGTCACATGAGGTACTCCATTGTAACTGCTGTTACCATCATTCGGATGACCAAGGATGACGCCATACTTATGGTTTGCAAATTTGGAATTGCTAATCGTAATATAGTCGGCGCGATCTCCAATATACAGAAGTTTGTCCAGATCACTACCGCCAGAGCTGTAGCTGTGACCAGCAAACGTCACATGATCAATCCAGTAATTGGAGCCTGAAGTGATATACATCTGGATATCATCATTGGCATTAATATTGGAAGCGTGTTCAAAAGTCAGATTCTGAAAAATCACATTGCTTGAACTGCTTGTGGATCTGAAATGAATATTCGTTAATGTATGTTTGCCAAAGGAACCTACAAGGGTCTTGTTCGCTCCGAATTCAACCTTTTGCAGCGTGGAGGAAGAAATATTCTGTTCAACAACGACAATCTTGGCTGTAGAGCCTGCCATTTGTGTTCTCAAGTCATTCAGATTACTAACGTAAACCACCTGACCGTTCTTGCCACCTGTCGTAGCTGACTTGGATACACCATTTTCATTCTTGGCACTGCCTGCAAAACCAGTCAACCCGTTCGTACCTGTGTTTGGATAACTGGCCGCACCATATGTAGACGGGGCTGTGGAGACAGTTAACAACAATAGAGTTATAGCGAGTAAAAGCATCGAAAATTTCTTCAAAATTTCACCATCCTTTATAATATTATCCTCAAAGACAACTCGATTATATCGTGTAACTTTGGCTGTGACAATACAAAAATTGCAAAAAGACAACAATTATCATT
This window contains:
- a CDS encoding pectate lyase, giving the protein MLLLAITLLLLTVSTAPSTYGAASYPNTGTNGLTGFAGSAKNENGVSKSATTGGKNGQVVYVSNLNDLRTQMAGSTAKIVVVEQNISSSTLQKVEFGANKTLVGSFGKHTLTNIHFRSTSSSSNVIFQNLTFEHASNINANDDIQMYITSGSNYWIDHVTFAGHSYSSGGSDLDKLLYIGDRADYITISNSKFANHKYGVILGHPNDGNSSYNGVPHVTMSNNYFENLYVRGPGLLRYGYFHLKNNYANNFNQAITIGEKARIYSENNYFGAGAEKGGILDDKGKGEFTDTGSTPALNSPTSPKTNWRPSSNYSYQVESASYAREFVTKYAGSSNTTLVFGK